The Mesorhizobium sp. M3A.F.Ca.ET.080.04.2.1 genome contains the following window.
ATTCGCGGCAGGCCCTGCAGCAGAGCGTCGCCGGGAGCGCCCGCGCCGACGCGGCTTTCAGCGCCACGGACAGCCATGGCCGCGAGGATAGTCCAGGCGAGTACGAGGCCGGCGCCGAGCGCGATGGTCACAGCAAGGCGGGAACTGCGCGCCAGGCTTGCCGCCGCGCGGCCGGCGCGGTCGAGGCGGCTGAAATCCTGCTCCTGGCCGGTCATGGCACTCGAATGGGCCGAATCGCCGCGTTGATCAAGCCTGCCGATCTGACCTATATCCGCAGTTAGGCCCGACGGGTCGCCCTCACTTGTGGAGCCTGGCGTGGAGCAGAACGACAAAGCCCGCATATTGGTTGCCGGCAGCGGTCCGGCCGGCTTGATCGCAGCGCTCGGCTTCGCCGAGGCAGGCTTCGCCGTGACGCTTGCAGGTCCCGAGGCCGCCGGCAGCGATGGCCGCACCACCGCCCTGATGAACCCTGCCTTGAAAGTCCTGGAGCGGCTGGGCGTGCTTGCCGCGCTCAGGCCGCAAGCAGCGCCGTTGAAGGTGATGCGAATTGTCGATGCGACCCGGCGGCTGATCCGCAGCCCGACAGTCACCTTTCGCGCCAGCGAGATCGGCGAAGAGCAGTTCGGCCTCAACTTGCCGAACAAGGTCCTGATCCCGGTGCTTGCCAAGACGGCTGCCACTCATCCCGGCATCGAGTGGCGAACGTCGATGGTCGAGACATGGCGGCTCGATGCCGATCTCGCTCATGCCAGCCTGGCCGATGGCAGCGAGGTCTCAGCATCGCTGGCAGTCGCGGCCGACGGGCGCCTGTCGCCGGCGCGGGAAGCCGCGGGCATTCGCGCCATCGCGCGGCCTTATCCCCAGTCCGCGCTCGTCCTCAATTTCAGCCATCGCAGCGAGCACGGCTTCGTCTCGACCGAATTCCACACCGAGACCGGGCCTTTCACGCAGGTGCCGCTGCCGGGCAAGCGCTCCAGCCTTGTCTGGGTGGTCAAGCCGGAGACGGCGAAAGAACTCGCGGCACTCGACGATGCCGCGCTTTCTGCTCGGGTCGAGGAGCAGATGCAGTCGATGCTCGGCCGGGTGTCGGTCGAGGCCGGCCGACAGATCTATCCGCTATCGGCGGCCTCGCCGGGCCGCTTCGCGCAAAACCGCGTGGCCCTCGTTGGGGAAGCGGCCCATGTCTTTCCACCGATCGGCGCGCAAGGCCTGAACCTGGGCATCAGGGATATCGACGATCTGATTGGAATCGCTAGCGAAAACCGCAAAGATCCCGGGTCAAGGATGAGCCTCGCTGCCTATGACACAAGGCGCCGGCCCGACATATGGGCACGCAGCGGCGCGGTGAACCTGCTCAACTTGTCGCTGCTGTCGGACATGCTGCCGGCGCAACTGGCGCGCAGCGCCGGGCTCAATGCGCTGGGCAGCTTCGCGCCGTTGCGCGCCTTCTTCATGCGCGAAGGCCTGCGGCCCGGCAGCGGCTTTCGCGCGCTCGCCGGCGGCCTGCGCAAAGAGGCGGGCCGGTAAGACCGGTCAGAAAACCAGGTAAAACTGCCCGGTCGGGCCCCGCCGCGCCCCAGGCGCCATATGGCTGGGCGATGACGAAGACGTCGATGGCGGTCGGCGGTGGCGCCGGCAGCGCGGCTTAACCCTTGCGCCGGCAGTGGTTCAGGCAAAAGGTTTAGGCCTTAAGGCCATTGAAGTGCCGCAGCGTCTACGCCAAATAGGCACCCAGCCGAAAGTCGGGGTCGATTTTTGACCGCGCAACGTGTAAATTCAAGATCTTAGGAACCTGCGCGGCCACGCAAGGCGTCTCGGGACCTAAGTGGTGAGCGTGATGAAAACGGCCAAATTCTCGATCGGACAAGTGGTTCGCCACCGGCTGTTTCCGTTTCGTGGCATCATCTTCGATGTCGATCCGGAATTCGCCAACACGGAGGAATGGTACGAGGCCATTCCTGCCGATGTGCGTCCGCGCAAGGACCAGCCCTTCTACCACCTCCTCGCCGAAAACTCCGAAACCGAATACATCGCCTACGTGTCCGAGCAGAATCTGCTCGAGGACCGCTCTGGGGAGCCCGTGCGGCATCCCCAGATCCGCGAGATGTTCCACAAGCTGCCTGACGGCCGCTACGAGCCCAAACGTCATTCAAAGCACTGACCGCTCAACGAAGGGGCAAAAAAAGCGGGACAATTGCCCCGCTTTTTGTTTCCCGCAGGAACGCTCCGGCGATCAGTTGGCGGTCTTCGCCTTGTCCTGCTCTTCCTTGAGCTTCTTGGCGAAGTCCTGGTTGTTCTTGGCAACGAAGTCCTGCAGCTTCTTCTGACGGTCCTCGATGTCCGACTGCTGCAACGGCGGGCCGTCATAGGCGCCGCTGAAGCCGGTCAGCGCAACCTTGACCGGGTTCGGCTGGTTCTGGAAATTGATCGACGTAAGGGTGATCCCCTGCCCCTTCTTGAACGACGCGACCAGTTGGTCGGTCAGCGGCACTTCGGCCACGCAACGGTCGGGGAAGCAGACCACGTATTCGAGCTTCTGCGCCTTTCCGGTATCGATCTGGAGGCCGATGCCGGCACCGATCATGCGGCCGGTCGGAACCGTTACCTGGAACACCTTGCGGTTCACCTTGCCCTTGAGCTCGATCAGACTGACGCCGGTGACGAGCTGGCCATTGCCGGCGGTGACGATGTTCTGGACGTTGCAGATATCGACGTCTTCCTGCTTGGTGCAGGCCTTGAACCAGCCCTGCGGAATCTGCGGCGCCTGCTGTGCCGAGGCGGTGAAAAGCCCGGCGCCCAGGACGCCGACGACGCCTGCGGCCAGAACCGAAAGGCGATACGCGTTCATCGTCATATGGTGCACTTTCCTCTCAAATGATCCGGGGGGCCGGCTTCTTCGTGCCGGGTGGCCTGGCTACCTGTTGCCGAAATGAGGCAACAGCATGACTTCGGAGCGCGTGTTACACTGCCGGGGGCAGCGAATCCAGCCCGGTTTCTGCGATTCTTGAGAGAGTTTTGCTGCTTGTGCGTCCGCGGTTCGCCTGATTGGATTTCGTCGCAGCGCAACGATTCAATCAACGGACGAAATGCTCTAGGGTGCACGGCGAATCACAAAACCGCCTTTGCAAGGAGACGGTCATGGACCGCGTTCTCGTTCGGCTGACCGCCGCGACCTCGTTTCTGGTCCTTTCGCTCCTTCCGGCTTTGTCGGAGCCAAAGCACGGCATCGCCATGCAGGGCGAGCCGGCGCTGCCGAGCGATTACCAGCATTTCGACTACGTCAATCCCGATGCGCCGAAGGGCGGCAGCGTGACCTATTGCGTCGTCGGCAGCTTCGACAATCTCAATCCCTTCATCCTGAAGAGCCTGCGCACTACCGCGCGCGGCATGATCGACACGATCTACGGCAATCTCGTCTTCGAGCCGCTGATGCAGCGCAACTACAACGAGCCCTTCAGCCTCTACGGTCTGCTTGCCGACACCGCCGACATGGACCCGGAGCGCAAGACCATCGAGTTCCACCTCAATCCGAATGCCAGATGGTCGGACGGCCAACCGGTGACGCCGGATGACGTGCTGTTCACCTATGACGTCTTCACCGACAAGGGCCGCCCGCCTTATAGCGACCGCATGAGCATGGTCGCCAAGCTGGAGAAGACGGGCGAGCACAGCGTCAAATTCACCTTCAACGAGAAGGCCAATCGCGAATTTCCGCTGATCATCGCGCTGACGCCGATCATCCCCAAGCACGCTTTCGACAAGGAAACGTTCGACAAGACGACGCTGAAGCCGCTGATCGGCAGCGGTCCATACATGGTTGACAAGGTCCAGCCCGGCCAGCGCATCGTCTTCAAGCGCAATCCCGACTATTGGGGCAAGGACGTCCCGTCGAAGCGCGGCTTCGACAATTTCGACCAGATCACAATCGAGTATTTCCTCAACGCCAACGCCAAAACGGAAGCGTTCAAGAAGGGCATCTGCGCCATCGACGACGAATCCGATCCGGTCAAGCGCGAGCGCGATATCGACTTTCCGGCATTCCGCAAGGGTGACGTCAAGCAGGAGTATTTCGACACCGGGATCCCGCCCGTGGTGACGGGCTTCCTGTTCAACACCAGGCTTGCGAAGTTTGCCGATCCTGTCGTGCGGCGTGCGCTCGGCATGCTCTACGACTTCGAATGGGCCAACAAGAACCTGTTCGGCGGCAAGTTCGACCGCACGATGAGCTTCTGGCAGAATTCAGAGCTTTCGGCGCTCGGCCATCCTGCCGATGACCGCGAGAAGGCGCTGCTTGCCCCCTACCCCGGCCGTGTGCCGCCTGACGTGATGGACGGCACTTGGCGCCCGCCGGTGACCGACGGCTCCGGCCAGGACCGCAAGGTGTTGAAAGCGGCGTTCGAGCTTCTGAAAGCTGCCGGCTATCATCTGCAGGACGGCAGGCTGCTCGATCCGCAGGGAAATCCCCTGGCCTTCGAGATTATGACGTCATCGCAGGATGAGGAGCGCCTGGCGGCTCTCTATCAGCGCACGCTGGAGAAGATCGGCATCGACGTCACCATTCGCACGCTGGACGGCGACCAAATTCAATCACGCAAGCAGCGCTTCGATTTCGAGGTGCTCATCGGTTCCAGCGGCTTCAACAACTCACTGTCGCCCGGCAGCGAGCAGTTCGGTCGCTGGGGATCGCTCGCAGCCAAACAGGAAGGGTCGTTCAATCTGGCGGGGGTCTCGGACCCCGCGGTCGATGCGGCGATCAATGCGATGCTGAATGCCCGCAGCAAGGAAGATTATGTCGCCGCGGTGCGGGTCCTCGATCGCCTGCTGATCTCGGGCAACTACATGGTTCCGATGCAATACAACACCCAGCAATGGGTGGCGTACTGGAACTAT
Protein-coding sequences here:
- a CDS encoding UbiH/UbiF family hydroxylase → MEQNDKARILVAGSGPAGLIAALGFAEAGFAVTLAGPEAAGSDGRTTALMNPALKVLERLGVLAALRPQAAPLKVMRIVDATRRLIRSPTVTFRASEIGEEQFGLNLPNKVLIPVLAKTAATHPGIEWRTSMVETWRLDADLAHASLADGSEVSASLAVAADGRLSPAREAAGIRAIARPYPQSALVLNFSHRSEHGFVSTEFHTETGPFTQVPLPGKRSSLVWVVKPETAKELAALDDAALSARVEEQMQSMLGRVSVEAGRQIYPLSAASPGRFAQNRVALVGEAAHVFPPIGAQGLNLGIRDIDDLIGIASENRKDPGSRMSLAAYDTRRRPDIWARSGAVNLLNLSLLSDMLPAQLARSAGLNALGSFAPLRAFFMREGLRPGSGFRALAGGLRKEAGR
- the hspQ gene encoding heat shock protein HspQ; this encodes MKTAKFSIGQVVRHRLFPFRGIIFDVDPEFANTEEWYEAIPADVRPRKDQPFYHLLAENSETEYIAYVSEQNLLEDRSGEPVRHPQIREMFHKLPDGRYEPKRHSKH
- a CDS encoding invasion associated locus B family protein — encoded protein: MTMNAYRLSVLAAGVVGVLGAGLFTASAQQAPQIPQGWFKACTKQEDVDICNVQNIVTAGNGQLVTGVSLIELKGKVNRKVFQVTVPTGRMIGAGIGLQIDTGKAQKLEYVVCFPDRCVAEVPLTDQLVASFKKGQGITLTSINFQNQPNPVKVALTGFSGAYDGPPLQQSDIEDRQKKLQDFVAKNNQDFAKKLKEEQDKAKTAN
- a CDS encoding extracellular solute-binding protein, which gives rise to MDRVLVRLTAATSFLVLSLLPALSEPKHGIAMQGEPALPSDYQHFDYVNPDAPKGGSVTYCVVGSFDNLNPFILKSLRTTARGMIDTIYGNLVFEPLMQRNYNEPFSLYGLLADTADMDPERKTIEFHLNPNARWSDGQPVTPDDVLFTYDVFTDKGRPPYSDRMSMVAKLEKTGEHSVKFTFNEKANREFPLIIALTPIIPKHAFDKETFDKTTLKPLIGSGPYMVDKVQPGQRIVFKRNPDYWGKDVPSKRGFDNFDQITIEYFLNANAKTEAFKKGICAIDDESDPVKRERDIDFPAFRKGDVKQEYFDTGIPPVVTGFLFNTRLAKFADPVVRRALGMLYDFEWANKNLFGGKFDRTMSFWQNSELSALGHPADDREKALLAPYPGRVPPDVMDGTWRPPVTDGSGQDRKVLKAAFELLKAAGYHLQDGRLLDPQGNPLAFEIMTSSQDEERLAALYQRTLEKIGIDVTIRTLDGDQIQSRKQRFDFEVLIGSSGFNNSLSPGSEQFGRWGSLAAKQEGSFNLAGVSDPAVDAAINAMLNARSKEDYVAAVRVLDRLLISGNYMVPMQYNTQQWVAYWNYLEHPQKTPIFGYQLPTWWRKPN